A stretch of the Sylvia atricapilla isolate bSylAtr1 chromosome 30, bSylAtr1.pri, whole genome shotgun sequence genome encodes the following:
- the LOC136372995 gene encoding uncharacterized protein, whose translation MACPLEQAMAVMVTTFHKYSGKEGDKYKLSKAELKELLNKELPIFGSKQMDEAEFKRLMNDLDHNKDSEVDFKEYVCFLACITMGFNEFFKDDPSKQHRRKAAHPHIPIPRGFSPWTAPGTRFGPSEPKPALLAAPRAGRLCPFLSLLLFFLLFQPCPGGFGSGPGGVINARDRLRLPFRPARPPPAPRSSRLAAVPMACPLEQALAVVVSTFHKYSGNEGDKYKLNKAELKELLMKELPSFSKQTSEASLQKLMSNLDCNSDSEVDFQEYVTFLACMAMMCNDFFQDLPDKTPRRK comes from the exons aTGGCGTGTCCCCTGGAGCAGGCGATGGCCGTGATGGTCACCACCTTCCACAAGTATTCGGGCAAGGAGGGTGACAAGTACAAGCTGAGCAAGGCCGAGCTCAAGGAGCTGCTCAACAAGGAGCTGCCGATCTTCGGGAGC AAACAAATGGACGAGGCCGAGTTCAAGCGGCTCATGAACGACCTGGACCACAACAAGGACAGCGAGGTGGATTTCAAGGAGTACGTTTGTTTCCTGGCCTGCATCACCATGGGCTTCAACGAGTTCTTCAAGGACGACCCCAGCAAGCAGCACCGCAGGAAG GCTGCCCACCCGCACATCCCCATCCCGAGGGGTTTTTCCCCCTggacagccccggggacacGTTTTGGCCCCTCTGaacccaaaccagccctgctggcagctccgCGAGCGGGGCGGCTCTGCCCTTTCCtatctctcctcctttttttcctccttttccagccGTGCCCGGGCGGGTTCGGGAGTGGCCCAGGCGGGGTTATAAATGCCCGGGACCGGCTCCGGCTCCCCTTCCGCCCTGCCCGTCCTCCTCCGGCCCCTCGGAGCTCTCG GCTGGCCGCTGTCCCCATGGCGTGTCCCCTGGAGCAGGCGCTGGCCGTGGTGGTCTCCACCTTCCACAAATACTCGGGCAACGAGGGCGACAAGTACAAACTCAACAAGGCCGAGCTCAAGGAGCTGCTGATGAAGGAGCTGCCGAGTTTCAGC AAACAAACCAGCGAGGCGAGTCTGCAGAAACTCATGAGTAATCTGGACTGCAACAGCGACAGCGAGGTGGATTTCCAGGAGTACGTGACCTTCCTGGCCTGCATGGCCATGATGTGCAACGACTTCTTCCAGGACCTGCCCGACAAAACTCCGCGCAGGAAGTGA
- the LOC136372885 gene encoding protein S100-A9-like: MKTDLELALECAVNVYHRYAARRPIDDYLSREEFSRLLKETAQPFLRDTTPPNTSTDSYIEQLFAKADANRDGRLKFTEFLTTLSLVAIDAHNRSHQGDDHGHDHGHDHGHGHGHSRGHRH; the protein is encoded by the exons atGAAGACCGACCTGGAGCTGGCGCTGGAATGCGCGGTCAACGTTTACCATCGGTACGCGGCGCGGCGCCCCATCGACGACTACCTGAGCAGGGAGGAGTTCTCACGGCTGCTCAAGGAGACAGCGCAGCCCTTCCTGAGGGACACCACACcg CCCAACACCAGCACCGACAGCTACATCGAGCAGCTCTTCGCCAAGGCCGACGCCAACCGCGACGGGCGCCTCAAGTTCACCGAGTTCCTGACCACGCTGAGCCTCGTGGCCATCGACGCCCACAACAGGAGCCACCAGGGCGATGACCACGGCCACGACCACGGGCATGACCACGGCCACGGCCACGGCCACAGCCGCGGGCACCGTCACTGA
- the LOC136372918 gene encoding protein S100-A7-like, with amino-acid sequence MKQAPGTGIKALLQAHSDTSVPCKPSWRSGSFQSSAMSSSTHSHAGSHQFPGNCTLEKALETLVDIFHQYSIRQGEIDLLSPDDFSTLLREQAPSFLGTCDRNRAGYLEKLFLETDLNGDKELSFEEFTMVLSKLADDAHRLSHGSERCGPDRD; translated from the exons ATGAAACAGGCACCTGGGACAGGGATaaaagctctgctccaggctcacAGCGACACTTCTGTCCCCTGCAAACCCTCCTGGAGATCGGG GTCCTTCCAGAGCTCAGCCATGTcctccagcacccacagccacGCCGGGAGCCACCAATTCCCTGGGAATTGCACCCTGGAGAAGGCCCTGGAGACCTTGGTGGACATTTTCCACCAGTACAGCATCCGCCAGGGCGAGATCGACCTGCTCAGCCCCGACGACTTCAGCACGCTGCTGAGAGAGCAGGCGCCGTCCTTCCTGGGGACCTGC GACAGGAACAGAGCCGGTTACCTGGAGAAACTCTTCCTGGAGACCGACCTGAACGGGGACAAGGAGCTGAGCTTTGAGGAGTTCACCATGGTGCTCAGCAAACTGGCCGACGACGCGCATCGCCTGAGCCACGGCTCCGAGCGCTGCGGGCCGGACCGGGACTGA
- the LOC136373025 gene encoding protein MRP-126-like — translation MSKSQQSQEPLSELEKAMDIIIDVFHQYSRREGDRDTLTKKELKLLIDKQLANYLKHVKNKATVEQIMKDLDVNKDAQLSFGEVMLLVTRVTCATHEHLHEVEEHQHHHQQHHH, via the exons ATGAGCAAG tcccagcagagccaggagccgCTCTCGGAGCTGGAGAAGGCCATGGACATCATCATCGACGTCTTCCACCAGTACTCGCGGCGcgagggggacagggacaccctcACCAAGAAGGAGCTCAAGCTGCTCATTGACAAGCAGCTGGCTAATTACCTGAAG CACGTGAAGAACAAAGCCACCGTGGAGCAGATCATGAAGGACCTGGACGTCAACAAGGACGCCCAGCTGAGCTTCGGGGAGGTGATGCTCCTCGTCACCCGTGTCACCTGCGCCACCCACGAGCACCTGCACGAGGTGGAGGAGCACcaacaccaccaccagcagcaccaccactgA